In one window of Flavobacterium ginsengisoli DNA:
- a CDS encoding LLM class flavin-dependent oxidoreductase, whose protein sequence is MEIGIDSFASAMYGDNNTLSSVDAMEQLLQRIEFADQAGLDVFGIGEHHKKEFLDSATVVILSAAAARTKNIRLASAVSVLSAADPVRVYQSFATLDLISKGRAEIVVGRGSSIEAYPLFGFNLNDYDKLFSEKLDLLLQIRDNEFVNWEGKFRPAINNLPVYPRAIQEKLPIWLGVGGTPESFIRAGSLGLPLMVAVIGGQTHRFKPLVDLYREAGKAAGYKPNELKVGLHSPGYVGTTTEKAIEEYYPGYAELWTKLGYERGWPPVTKGKFDGLIDDLGVLIAGGPERVAEKILRHSEALGGVDRFTFQMDNAGLTHKQLMNAIELIGTKLIPLIKKG, encoded by the coding sequence ATGGAAATAGGAATAGACAGTTTTGCTTCGGCAATGTATGGCGATAACAATACTCTGAGCAGTGTTGATGCTATGGAACAGCTACTACAGCGAATTGAATTTGCAGATCAGGCTGGTCTAGATGTCTTCGGAATTGGAGAACATCATAAAAAAGAGTTTTTAGATTCTGCTACGGTTGTTATTTTGAGTGCGGCGGCGGCAAGAACAAAAAATATTCGACTGGCAAGCGCTGTTTCTGTTTTAAGTGCTGCAGATCCTGTAAGAGTTTATCAGAGTTTTGCGACTTTAGATTTAATTTCAAAGGGAAGAGCCGAAATTGTAGTTGGTCGTGGTTCTTCTATTGAAGCTTATCCCCTTTTTGGATTTAATCTGAATGATTATGATAAGCTATTTAGCGAAAAACTAGACTTGCTTTTACAGATTCGGGACAACGAGTTTGTAAACTGGGAAGGGAAATTTCGTCCTGCCATAAATAATTTACCTGTTTATCCTAGAGCAATACAAGAGAAATTGCCTATCTGGCTTGGAGTTGGCGGTACTCCAGAATCTTTTATAAGAGCTGGATCACTTGGGCTTCCGTTAATGGTTGCTGTTATTGGCGGACAAACACATCGTTTTAAACCTTTAGTTGATTTATATCGTGAAGCAGGAAAAGCTGCGGGTTATAAACCAAATGAATTAAAAGTCGGTTTGCATTCGCCTGGCTATGTGGGCACTACAACAGAAAAAGCAATTGAAGAATACTATCCTGGTTATGCCGAATTATGGACTAAATTAGGATATGAAAGAGGCTGGCCACCTGTAACAAAAGGCAAATTTGATGGTTTAATTGATGATCTAGGCGTTTTAATTGCTGGAGGTCCAGAAAGAGTCGCAGAGAAAATCCTTCGTCATAGTGAGGCACTTGGAGGCGTAGATCGATTTACTTTCCAAATGGATAATGCTGGATTAACGCATAAACAATTAATGAATGCGATTGAATTGATTGGCACAAAATTGATTCCTTTGATTAAGAAGGGATAG
- a CDS encoding TonB-dependent siderophore receptor: MRARYTWIKQTSDYDDPQEDSHITPRFGVSYSITNDFAVYGLYDQAFTPQSGVVRDGELKPLTGNNVEFGIKKDWFDGSWNTTLSVYNILKKNELTSDPLSTPSNPTKIVLGEKRAQGFEFDLRGKIFDGLNLIANYAFTESIVTKSNVEGIEKGDIVPGYSKHTANAWLNYTIQNGKLKGFGASIGGTFLDGRQTDTWGEGLERLPTYFKLDGGLSYEIGKIKVTANVFNILDKYLYSGSYYEWLQAYYWQAEPGRNFRVGLTYKF, from the coding sequence ATGGATTAAACAGACTAGCGACTATGACGACCCACAAGAAGATAGTCATATTACACCACGTTTTGGAGTAAGCTATTCTATCACTAATGATTTTGCTGTTTACGGGTTATACGATCAAGCTTTTACACCGCAATCTGGTGTTGTTAGAGATGGTGAGTTGAAGCCATTAACAGGTAATAACGTTGAATTTGGTATCAAAAAAGATTGGTTTGACGGTTCTTGGAATACTACTTTGTCTGTTTATAATATTTTGAAAAAGAATGAATTAACTAGTGATCCTTTAAGTACTCCGTCGAATCCGACAAAAATTGTATTGGGAGAAAAAAGAGCGCAAGGGTTTGAGTTTGATTTAAGAGGAAAAATATTTGATGGTCTTAATCTTATTGCAAATTATGCTTTTACAGAATCTATTGTAACAAAATCTAATGTGGAAGGTATTGAAAAAGGTGATATTGTTCCTGGTTATTCAAAACATACTGCGAATGCATGGCTAAATTATACTATTCAAAATGGTAAATTAAAAGGATTTGGAGCTTCTATAGGCGGTACATTCCTTGATGGACGCCAAACAGATACTTGGGGTGAAGGTCTTGAAAGATTGCCTACTTACTTTAAGTTAGATGGAGGACTATCTTACGAAATTGGAAAAATTAAAGTAACAGCAAATGTATTTAATATCCTAGACAAATATCTATACAGTGGTTCTTATTATGAGTGGTTACAAGCTTACTATTGGCAGGCAGAACCAGGACGAAACTTTAGAGTTGGTCTTACTTATAAATTCTAA